From a single Nostoc edaphicum CCNP1411 genomic region:
- the mdh gene encoding malate dehydrogenase, with protein sequence MSSSPNSPIVCNLPRVTIVGAGRVGSTLAQRVAEKNLADVVLLDIIAGMPQGLALDLMEARGIEIHNRQIIGTNNYADTAGSQIVVITAGLPRKPGMSRDDLLKTNAKIVVEAAKNAIAHSPNAIFIVVTNPLDVMTYLAWQATGLPRDRIMGMAGVLDSARFETFIALELGVLPADVKAMVLGSHGDLMVPLSRYATVNGIPITELLDAPTIERLVERTRNGGAEIVELMQTGGAFFAPASATSVMVESILLNQSRLLPVATYLQGEYGLEDVVIGVPCRLGCGGIESVLELTLSDEERKALYTSAQSVRQNIQRSQEILANNG encoded by the coding sequence ATGTCTTCTTCTCCTAACTCCCCGATTGTCTGTAATTTACCCCGTGTCACCATCGTGGGTGCGGGTAGGGTTGGCAGTACTTTAGCCCAACGCGTTGCGGAGAAAAATCTGGCAGATGTAGTTTTACTAGATATTATTGCGGGAATGCCCCAAGGTTTGGCGCTGGATTTGATGGAAGCCAGGGGAATTGAAATACATAATCGCCAGATTATCGGCACAAATAATTATGCTGATACAGCTGGTTCTCAAATTGTGGTAATTACCGCTGGACTTCCCCGCAAACCGGGGATGAGTCGGGATGATTTGCTGAAAACCAATGCCAAGATTGTGGTGGAAGCGGCAAAAAATGCGATCGCTCATTCTCCCAATGCTATTTTTATTGTCGTCACCAATCCGTTGGATGTGATGACTTATTTAGCTTGGCAAGCAACTGGTTTACCACGCGATCGCATTATGGGTATGGCTGGTGTATTAGATTCCGCCCGTTTTGAAACTTTCATTGCCCTAGAATTGGGCGTTTTACCCGCCGATGTCAAAGCGATGGTATTGGGTAGCCACGGCGATTTAATGGTTCCCTTGTCTCGTTACGCTACCGTTAATGGCATTCCCATCACTGAATTGCTGGATGCACCCACAATTGAACGCTTGGTAGAAAGAACTCGCAACGGTGGCGCAGAAATTGTGGAATTGATGCAGACGGGAGGCGCTTTTTTTGCTCCGGCATCAGCTACTAGTGTGATGGTAGAATCGATTTTGCTAAATCAGTCGCGGTTGTTACCCGTGGCAACATATCTGCAAGGTGAATACGGTTTAGAAGATGTTGTGATTGGTGTTCCCTGTCGATTGGGATGTGGTGGAATTGAGAGTGTTTTAGAATTGACACTCAGTGATGAAGAAAGAAAGGCTTTGTATACTTCGGCTCAATCTGTGCGTCAAAATATTCAGCGATCGCAGGAAATTTTGGCTAACAATGGCTGA
- a CDS encoding NAD(P)H-quinone oxidoreductase subunit O — MAVKKGDMVRAIREKLENSLEAKASDSRFPSYLFETKGEIVDVKGDYALIKFGKVPTPNVWLRVDQLEEFK, encoded by the coding sequence ATGGCAGTCAAAAAGGGAGATATGGTTCGCGCTATCCGCGAGAAACTGGAAAACAGTCTGGAAGCAAAAGCCAGTGATAGTCGCTTTCCTTCTTATTTGTTTGAAACCAAGGGCGAAATTGTAGATGTCAAAGGTGATTACGCCCTAATTAAGTTCGGGAAAGTGCCAACACCAAACGTTTGGTTACGTGTGGATCAACTAGAAGAGTTTAAATAA